DNA from Tripterygium wilfordii isolate XIE 37 chromosome 15, ASM1340144v1, whole genome shotgun sequence:
aattatttattctcTGTTACTACTACAAACCCCCTCCTCCCATAAATTAGAGTGATTAGATAGTGTTGAACCAACTAAACGATAGGGGGTATCATACTTTGTTGTATTTAACTAATACTTTTTAGATGTGTGAATTTTCTACTTGACCCAGAAGAAGccaaatgttttttgttttatatttaacTTTAGGTTATATGTTCTCAATTGGAATAATTCCATCAACTTACTTTCTCTTTTAATATTTgtagtttcttctttcttcatatCGTTAATATTGGTCACATGCACTTGAAACCtgaaaattgttttttctttattgaGTATGAAAATTATCCATTGAAGATCATAGATTTTATATTGAATTCACTAACTCAATTGTTGGATTGCTTGGTTCTATTGATTATGTATCTACAGAAGCTCTCTCTCATGACATGATAACTTCAAAAAGTAACATGTGGTATTTGAAGGTTATCTTGTATATCTTCAAGAAACTATAACCGCTAACGAAATCTCTATTTAACAATATCTTTATAGATCAATATTCTATAACAAACATAATTATGCATATACTTTTCCAAAACTCACTTTATTTGTTGATTCTTTTATGATCAAGTATTTCAATCAAattgtaaattatttttattattcgtaCATCTCACACGTCCACATACTAgtttaagagcatccacatcagattacctaaacatgaatctatctgtaaaatagagctctgcatcagattacttagaggttccctattttacaaaACATGAACAgtggttccctacatctagaaaaccactattcacttccctaaacataaaataatattttttattactctcctcactctctctctctctcctcactcctttctttctctctcctctcctcactttttccctctctcctcacttctttctctctcttctttctctctcctcactcctctgtttctctctcctctctctcaatttttttctccaatttttaataacattaatttattattttaattaatatattgttttaaatgtaattaatttattattttaaatagaattaatttatatgaatagaataaataaaggaaagagacacaaatatcattttaatacaatagagaatatgataggtaatctgatgcggTATAAATTGGATAgtgaatctgtaaaataggggaaagtgacattttatttgtattttaaggAATTTGTGGAGATAATATGATGCAGGTGCTCTAATAATAATAGCGAGTGGAAAAAGGTCAATATGCCCATCCAATTAATTTTGACAAACCATTTCAAGGTTACCGCAGCAAGTTAAAGGCAAACAAAATTATTGCTCACCAAAGAAAGAACTATTCTAGATagtgagagggaaaaaaaaaggcttgCTATAAATGGGAAGAAGCAAATGTTGTTGGGGGATACGTTTCCCATTTACTCATACATTGTGAGCCACCGCCACATCAATTCTGTGTAAGAATATCACACTGACTTGCGCATCCAAAGTTCCCCAACTGCTGCAGAAGTAGCTAAATCTCTGTAAATTATGAAAGGCAATTATCTAGAGCCTTGAACTGAAAGCTGGCACTCTGACAGACTAGGCCCAGTCCAAGCCGAAGGATATTTTATGCAGGAAATCCATCGCACAAATAGTTTAATCCAAGACTCATTCTATTGAGATGCTCATCTATCAAAAGAATACCGATTGGTTTAAAACCATCCGCCATCAAGTTCAATATCTTTTCCGACTAGAGAATGCATCCACGGATGACGTTGTTGCCTATAGACGAACACAggtaaaaaatatttcaaacctCAAGCCATCAAGACAACTTACGATCCCCCAAGCTTTAGGCCACATGGTTGTCATTGCTGTATAGATCTCTTTTGCCATTCAAAACATCCATTTTGAAATGCTAATATCAAATATCGTTCTTTTCCCAAATAGAAGAGTAAAACCGTAAAAGTAATATCACAAAAGGGAAAATGACAAACAAGAAGCAGGACTAAAAACAGAAATACTTCCCAGAATGAAATCACTACTCTGAATCGTCATCTTCAGAAGCTGGAGTGCGGGGGAAAATAGCAAAGTTCTGGAAACGTGGCATCATACTTCTATTTGCGTTTATTGTCCTCTTCCGCCTAGCCAAAAACCCGTTTCCAGAAAGTGAATCAAATAAATTCCCCATGTCCATTTCCTTTTTAATGCTGCCATTGTCGTCTACAAAGCTGTCAAAACACAAGTCCAAAATATAATAAAGAACAAACATAGAAAGCCAATATTAGGTTTGAAGTAACTCCAATAAAgggaagaagaaagataaaCGAGATTCCAGTATACATTTTACTAGAAGAAAGCTATTCATCCATCCTTCAGTGCTGCTTCAATTTTTTCAAgccaaaaaacagaagaaaacaaGCATGCATGATATTGTGCCTTCGCTAACTCCGTAGCATATTACAAAGCATTCCAGAAGGTACAGAGCTTAAGATGCATATTATAGGACCACAATTCCAGTCTTCCACTCAAATCCTACTATTATTACAATATGCCGTCCACTGAGCACATAAGGTAAGCTGACAAGTAGCATCCAACAAAAACATCTAGAAATGACCACATAGATGGGGCGAGAGAAACATAAAATGGAGAATACATTCATGAAAAAGTTGATTGTCACTTTCAGGGAGTAAAAGATCATTTTATTTGCCATGCCAAGTTGCAGGTATTTGAATCCATCCCCATTCCTGTCCCTTTAAGCCTGCCTATACTCCCCTTCCACTTCTTACTTCCTCTCCCTTGGCTCTCTTTCATGAACACACAGAGCATATGCACAAGCATGTACAGCCACAAATACACAATCAAAAATAGGATCCCTATTCAACCCAGTAAGGCACTGCACCAAATATGACTCcccacccacacacacacaaacacactaGAAATATGTACAAGTGCATGCAGCACAGATACTCGCATATATTTAAATAAGATTGGCTGAGTTGATCAAATGGATATGCCTCCAATTGAATTTTATGAGCAATCTACAGCATTTATCAAttactgaaaatataaaaagaatgtTAATTCTTGTGTTGATAAATGTCAATTAAAATTCAGAAATCTAACTCAACGAGCTACACTGCATGTTACACTATACTAGTACTACGTATtattaaaaggaaaagaaagaaaaaggagaaaagttTAGACACACCGTTCACGAATTACTCTGAAAGCTTCTTTGCTGGCATAAGGTAACCCTGTCTTTGGATCACGATACCTACAAATTTGCAATTAAATCAACCACCGCCATAAAATATACGCACTACCATTGATACTATCTATCTTCTTCAGGAAAATATAtatggaattaaaaaaaaaaaaaaaacaccaaaatgaTACAAGCCTCCATGCAATGAGCATATGCATATTGATAAATGTAATTGACAGAAAGCAGAAAAGAAAATCACCAGAATCCAATTCACACGACAATTAATGTTGAACAACAAATTGATATACGAAAACCTTGGAAGTTGTTCTACAATCAGAAAATCCCTGAAATACGCCCCAGAAACAATTTGTCACAAGCAGCAAACTCTCCTAAGCTTCATCAAATCCACAAATGACCTGTAAATCATCACTACCATCACCCATCTTGATTCAGTCATACTTCAGCTATTGCCTAtgaatatatttgaaaaaatcaAATGGCTTGACGAGTTGAGCTCTATAAATTTGCTCAGAAAATTCAAAACATGGCACAAGATATGATTCATCACAATGCGTTCTCGTCAAGTcaattaattttactttttatcGTATACTATGTTACGAAAAACAATTCTTGATCAAATAGTCCTTTCTCCTCCTTCACATTTTCCATCTCATTCTCTTCTGCCAAATATCTTGTTCTCATAGCCACTCAGCATATGGTGACGTTTGCCTGTTTGATCAGCTCAGCCTAACATTGAATACCTAGCTCTGCTTGCTTTCTTGAGTACTTTCTGCAGATGCAAGTTGTACTCTTCTTGCCAAATATTGTGTGGCCACTGGAGCTTTCAGACTCCAAGAGTTAAAAGTTCAGTTTTCCATGTACCTCCTCCATGCATAGATATAATCTCCAAACTATTGAACAATAGTCTAAATTTAGGACTGTTTTTGACCAAAATGCAGTGCTCCAGGACACCAAGGTGAGAAAGCACTTAATAGACCCAAAGCATAAATATAACATGCCGCCAGATTTGTCAACAAGCTTTTTGGTGAAACCTTGGATGGcataattacttaattagtgAAAGGTTAAATGTTTCCTATAAACATGAGCAACATACCTCCAAATGGGAACATAATTTTGCATATGTAAACCTAAAATTAATTTCCACTCAAAGCACCAATATTTTCCATTAACCAGAGTCCAGTTTCTTTGACCTATTTAAATTTtccactccaaagtccaaacactacATAATGAGGAGAATATTTTCCAAATGAGAACTGGCCTCAAAACAAACAGAGCATTGATCGCAAATAAATTTCAGAGAAAGATATTTAAATGGATGACATCAGTTACTATCTAATTCACGTGTCAAAAGAGGCCACTATTTGAAATACAAAAACCATATGGACCAACACACACAAAAGCTAGCACTAATTCCCAGTTTTAAAACAAAAGCATTGCAGAACATCACATAAGAAATGAGATCTTACTTGGCAGGCATTCCTGTCACAGCACAAACAGCTTTCTCCTTATCTGCAACAGGCGAAATTTAGATAATCAAAACAATAACAGAATATAATACACAAAAGCCTAGAAAGCCAACAACATGGACAGGGTAAAGaaaaacaactctcgtgcacaaggctcccgcagttgGCGAGGTCAGGGATAGAGAAGATGTACACCGACCTCACCGCCTCATAATACGTGGAGAGGCTATTTTCAGAAATTAAACCTATGACATCTAAGTTGCACCGCTATAAGTGTAGCAATCAGCCATGTATTCACCTACTAAATAACTttcaaaaatgttaaataaCTTTTGGTGGAGGCATGGCCGAGGATGGGCAAGATGAACACATCCTTAGCCTGCATTACAAAGAGACATTTCCTGGATTTGAACTAGTGACCCCAAGTTGCAGTGGAGCAACCTTAACACTGGTTCATAGGTTATCCCTTAACAAGAACAAcgagtaaaaagtaaaaaagaaagaaaagtggaaataaaaaagaaaagaaaagacgcGCAATGACGAGCCCTTATCCAAATATCTAGGTTTGTCTATGAGAATGAGTATCATTAGTTAAAAATACTTCTGATCACACATTCTCTCCCGCCACTAACCCTGATCTACTTTCTGGAtctattatttttctttgtcttgtcAAATCATTTCTCCAACATTCTTATTCTATAACATTCATTCTCCAGGTGTATTACCTTAGCTCACCCACCAAATGTTTGTTTAGTTATAATTAGCTcgtcacacatagattctagaGCATTTATTCCCACTATGCATTAACTTCTCATTTAGTCTCGTCAACAAACACATTATCATCTACAGGCTGCAAACAATAAGTACAAGAGatttttatcatatatatatattttgtaggcTCATACATtgctatgaaaaaaaaaatcaactccaAGTTGATCATTGATGTGACCCATTGTGCTAGAAAACTCTTCCATGGATCCACTACTGTGTAACACTATTCACCACTCATTTCTACATATCATCAATCCTACTAATATAAATAATCAAAAACTCATTTCTGAAGGAACATCATGTGATCTCCCTATGGACATCTTCTTAAGCCTTGCCAAAATCTTTAAAATCTAAAAAACCAATTGTTTTTctattattatttctttcttaGGTCTCCTTAATAGATATACAACTAGAAAGGCCGAAGCCTTCCTCTCACACATTAACTCACTTTAATGAATAACTAACTTTTAAGATGTTCCAGAgtgtgaaattttcaaaaaaaccctaatGGTCTGCCTTGGCCATAACAAGTGTTGCTCACTACAGCATAAGAGCACCCAGTTGACCCCTTTAAAATGTTTAAATTTACACATTTATTATTCAATCAAGGATTTAATGATGAACGCACAGCCTAAGCAACGTTAATCACAGAAAAAGACTCTGTTTGAAAGAAGGAATAACATAATTTAGCAAAATCCAACAGAAATTAAAGCCAATGGCCGTTACAATTCTAGATAAAGATGAGTAGCAATCAAGCATATAGTTGTAGAGTCCTGCACTTCTTCCTAGACATAGCTTCATGCACGCACATTTAAAGCTCAACTTACATGGAATTGGTGCTGTTGAAATCTCTGACTCAAATGATGCTCCTTTACTGAATTCTATATATGTACAACCTGCAAGAAATGctttatttaatataaaatggGGCATTGAAAACCGTATCGTATTTATCATGTGGAATGACATAAAAATCTCAGTCACCAAGCTAGAAGCCTTGCCATTTTTTGAGATGTAGTGTATCTGGGGGTCACTATAGACAGCTTTGTGCACAATTGCTCTTTTCTTAACTTCTTCCTCCCTGGCTAGCACACGCTCTAAATTTCTCAAATTCATGATTTCTGCATAATAAAATATCTTAGAGCAATATCTATCACTTGATATGTAAGTTCCAGTGAAATAACCCAATGACCAAGAAATGTCCCAGCAATCTACAAATGATGTTTAGTATCAGCAGTATGGTCTGAACCTGTTTGAGCTGCTTCCAGAAGCATCTCTTCTTGAGTCATCCTCTTCTCCTCGCCctcctttttccttttaattggCTGGAAATGGGTAAAATAAATATGCATACATTCAGAAATAAAAGAtcaacctttcaaaaaaaattaaacgatcaaacaaaaagaaaatgaaaactacTAACAGGCAGGACTCTCTTACTTCAGTCTGAGGGCTCTCTAAACTTCCGACTCAAGAAATTTAATAAACCATATCAAACAACAAGAGTCATAGCCATAGATCCATATATACAAGTGATAAGGACCCCTCCATACCAGTGTTCATGGGCTCTAAAGAGTCAAGGCCCAAACCCCACCTTAACAGTCTAACATGTCTAGCCCGCATCCATGGGTGCGTACCGGCTGTAGTCCAATGGGCCTCCACAATAccaatgtttcatgggctcttgtgaaaacatattggacatgttaaggagtggcttttgccctccttataaacAACACTGAATTGCCCTATctttccgatgtgggagtttCTATCAACAGGTCATCAAAACTTAAGGTTTACCAGTTTGGATATCAAGAAAAAACAGATAACTTTGTGCTGGAAGTCACTAAAAACTTAACTTCAGCTCCAACCCTTCTTGGCAGATATAGTTACCGGTTGCCATATATTTAAAGCTAGAGGTAGTTTCttacataattataattatagggAGGAAAATCTTCAATAATATAAAACAAGGCCAGGTTATAGTGAGTGAACATCACCATCTTTCAGTCAAATCATCAAGCAAAAGTACAGTGTAATAAGGCCACTGGAGATCTCATataacattttcatgctttggaaatgttttGTCCATCCACTGTGGACCATGAGTTAACATACAGTATGCATCGGAAAACAGCATTACAATAAACATTTTGTGGAACAGCAAACAGGGAAAGAGAAAAGAGATACGATCTTGACATGCATCCAAATCATAAATGGGTTTGCCATTATCTTCTAGGCAACACACCATACCAGCAACATGGAAGAAGGAGGAAAAAACTAGTTGCAGTTCCCCATGAAATACAAAAATGTAGAAAGTAAAATGTGTTTCTTATTCTAAATTCTTTCTcaaaaatttttgatattccagaacatcaaataaaataatgaaacaaGAGAGATGACAATAATGCCAATGCGTGGAGGAAAACTTGGAAGTGTGGAGAGTACATAAGAATGTTAAACCATTAACCTACTGTCCAATTTACAAATTCAAATCAGTaagaacgaaaatgaaaaacagtCAAGATCAGACATTTAGCCCTTCTGTTCAATGGGTAGTGATTTGTCACTGAAGGACAAGCACGCAGAGCTTCAATAATCAGCATTATATCAACATATTTGTCATCCcacaaaatataagaaatttcCAAAGGTCATCAAATTATCACTTACAACAACAAATAACAGGATGAAAGAACTGACCTTGGCTGTTGCTTGCAAAGCTGCACGAATGGCATCTCTCTCGGCTTGTCTGACAATGACGGCAGTTCTTGTAGATTTTCGAATCGTCCTTTCAACTTCTGCGCTACCAGGGGCATCTTGGTGTTCTGGGGTGTCAGTAGATTGTGGACTTGATTTTTCATCCTTGGAACTTTTCTCTAATCCTGAAagcactttctttttcttttttttctttgtcgaAGGCCTCCCAGGGGGAATCAGTcgtttctttttctctgttctataaagaagaaaaaagaaactcaaGAAACCATTTCAAAGTCGAATATCAGTTGTTTAGTTACAATAAGCACACAACCTTTCCTCTGCTTCATTTTCTCCTCCTTCATCTGGATCAGGTTCCTATAATCAgtacaaaaaattaattaatttacctaaactaattaaaagttTAGAGCATAGAACAAAAATTTGCAAGATAATTATAAAAACAAGAGCAAAAGAGTAATTACATCTTCATCGAAGTCACTATCAAACTCATCAGCAACCTCAGGCTCTTCTTCATAGTTATCATCGTTTTCTTCCTGGGAAGCAAAAACATAAACTCCATTGtctttaattttgaaaaaaaaagctaaTCTTTTTCAGGTTGTGAGTTGTCACTGACCTCTTTAAGAGCCTCCTGATTCCAGAAGACCTCGTCCTGCTCAATTTCCTCATCAAGCAACTTGTTCATCCTGAAATTAACAAACATAAGTACAATTCGTGAAAAGTGTATAGGTACCGCTGGTCGTTACCTTTTCCCTCTGGTGGCTCGAGAACCACGGTCGAGGAATTCCTGGCGAGCATCGTCGTTGGagctctccatggaagagccgGAGTATGAGGCATAAAATGATTGTACAACTGTTCAACGCACCAATTGAACCAACGTGAAGCAAGAAAGAGACTTTTCGACAATGCGATCGTTCATGGATGGCGGGAGCAGCGTGCGAGAGCCCTAGATTGAGTGTCCgataatgagaaaaaaaaaaatcaaattttgagTCCTTTTTTTTTCGCACATGTTCACAgttgataaattaattaaaataatttaaaataactaattcaatattataaattaaaaagagttaggattttaatttaattaaaattaaattttaatactaaagatttgtggaagatctcttttttatatattgccttttcaattttaaataattaaactatttaaaacttAATTCAAACAAACAGTTAAAATTATAACATAATGTATTATACAGAAGGCACTAAATAACGTTATAGTAATTATCTTAACTTATTAAAgtcattaaaataatttattttgatgaATATTGAAATCAATAACATTATTACATGTGTGTTCATGTGTGCCAAGACTTACTATCAGtccaaatatttttaataaggGTTGCACCAAATCTGACATATTCAACAAACAAGTTGTGTGCAGACTGAAAACACAATGCTTCCGGTTCGAGGATGCCTTTtgagaaaatgacttaaaatttgaaaagtgtagagcagaaaggaaaaaaaaaaaaacaaagaaagaaggagataagagATTACCATCGGAATGAAAAAACTCCTAGGGAAATGAAATTTatggaaatgaaatgaaaaacaacacattgctaGAATGTATAGGAATTTCATTGAATGAGAATGCATCCTGGAATGTATTGGGCATactttacaagctaaatcaGAAATACAGCTGCGCAAGCTGTAAAAGTAAAGGTTAAGCTAGAAAAAACTAGTTGGCCGAagccatgctaattgaaaagataagtgagcagagtcattgcctaagaaaacagTAAAGTTTTGTAGACACGCGGTTTATATTTGACACGGGGTTTATGTTTGACGTTGGTTGATTGTagacttctcttcttcctccttttataCTTTTCATGGTGACCATGGTAATTTTCAGCTCATGTTCCCTAGGCACGTTCTTAACATGTGTAGAAGTGAAAAGTTTTAGGGAACTATCATATTACTTGCTACTAAGGTTGTTGAGCCAGAGTGTTTCATAATCGCAAGAGCCTCCTGGTAGTGGACATCATGGTGGTCATCCTAGGTCGTGCTCTTTCTTTAAGATAAATGTGTGAGTCCTGGGAACTTGTACATATCTCCACCTTCTTGAATTGTAGGCCTCATGCTTGTAATTGAGGGAAAATGGCTAACAACCGCCATCTCAGTAGTGCTCTTGTATAGTTGAACGTGGGAAGACTTTTTATTTCTCAAAGTGTAGGACGATCGTGCTTCAGGTCTCTAGTTTTTGTGCAGATGCTGAAAATATATTTGAGAGAATTCGGGAATGTACAACCAACAAACTCTGACTTTTTCTTCACTTCTTTGCACTTCTCCAACTAAAAATTCGATTTCTGTTcaacaaattattttaaatcaaaattaaaacaattaagacATAATATTCCTAGTTTATAACCTTTTGGACATTGATGTTTGGACAAGCCTAATTTCCAGTAATTGCATCTTAGATTTCAAGACAGTTAACACTAGATTtacctacaaaatgaacaaatattaaTCTAAAATTCCCTTGTCCTTGTCTTGTTTCAGCTAGAGATTGGTTGATCATCGCAAATTGTGGGCATCTTATTGCCACGTGTCCATAGATGATTGGAGGTCATTTTTGGTATAAATAATATGTTAGCAACATTTGATCAACGTCTGGCCACGTGATACGGCATCATTTCCTTTGTGcctattttgtttgtttgcgtTATGTAATATAATCGCATGTGTTGTATGTGGTTTCGTCCTTTGGAAAGGAGCTACGATTTGGGGTAAgtgtttttgtcattttcatctttttcatttgtttgtttataCGATACGGCGTTCTTTTTTGTTACCTTCTGAGAAGTTGTGTTTCCTATATTTGTTGTAGCTCTGCGGTTCATGCATCGGCGCATCGATGTGCTCAGTTGTC
Protein-coding regions in this window:
- the LOC119980057 gene encoding SWR1 complex subunit 2, with amino-acid sequence MESSNDDARQEFLDRGSRATRGKRMNKLLDEEIEQDEVFWNQEALKEEENDDNYEEEPEVADEFDSDFDEDEPDPDEGGENEAEERTEKKKRLIPPGRPSTKKKKKKKVLSGLEKSSKDEKSSPQSTDTPEHQDAPGSAEVERTIRKSTRTAVIVRQAERDAIRAALQATAKPIKRKKEGEEKRMTQEEMLLEAAQTEIMNLRNLERVLAREEEVKKRAIVHKAVYSDPQIHYISKNGCTYIEFSKGASFESEISTAPIPYKEKAVCAVTGMPAKYRDPKTGLPYASKEAFRVIRERFVDDNGSIKKEMDMGNLFDSLSGNGFLARRKRTINANRSMMPRFQNFAIFPRTPASEDDDSE